In Euphorbia lathyris chromosome 10, ddEupLath1.1, whole genome shotgun sequence, a single genomic region encodes these proteins:
- the LOC136208447 gene encoding heavy metal-associated isoprenylated plant protein 6-like translates to MKKEVEIVSPQPNKDGGGGGEKKPGEKTSQKKPEVKKREEKAAEKKSEVKKPPPKEITVVLKIKTHCDGCITKMKKIIRTIKGVESVAVDDGKDLVTVKGTMEVKDLVPYLSEKLLRSVEVVQPKTDEAVQPKTDKAVQPKTDKAKKAVGGDGDGDGDGDGGGEKKNDGEKVDGGVEKKNDGEKVDGGVEKKNDAKKVDGGGEKKKDDNIEGAKAGEKKSDGEKDQAGAGEKKNDDKKGDEAREEAKVKNKEALAPAPATAASGYGGAMAEVINKMENYPAYVPQHPQHGYGYNPINQGYQIPVYNYRYIQQGYGQYGYYIEPPSNHPPVNPAEMFSDDNPHACSIM, encoded by the exons atgaagaaggaaGTAGAGATTGTATCTCCGCAGCCCAATAAAGACGGCGGTGGTGGTGGTGAGAAGAAACCGGGTGAGAAAACCTCTCAGAAGAAACCGGAGGTGAAGAAACGAGAGGAGAAAGCCGCCGAGAAGAAATCGGAGGTGAAGAAACCACCACCTAAAGag ATTACGGTGGTTTTGAAAATCAAAACTCATTGTGATGGTTGCATTACAAAAATGAAGAAGATCATCAGAACAATCAAAG GAGTTGAGAGCGTCGCAGTCGATGACGGAAAGGATCTGGTAACGGTGAAGGGGACAATGGAAGTTAAGGACCTCGTGCCTTACCTGTCGGAGAAGCTCCTGAGGTCGGTTGAGGTCGTTCAGCCCAAGACAGACGAGGCCGTTCAGCCGAAGACAGACAAGGCCGTTCAGCCCAAGACAGACAAGGCAAAGAAAGCAGTCGGCGGCGACGGCGACGGCGACGGCGACGGCGACGGAGGAGGTGAGAAAAAGAACGATGGTGAGAAAGTAGATGGAGGAGTCGAGAAAAAGAACGATGGTGAGAAAGTAGACGGAGGAGTCGAGAAAAAGAATGATGCTAAGAAAGTAGACGGAGGAGGCGAGAAAAAGAAGGATGATAATATAGAAGGCGCCAAAGCCGGCGAGAAAAAGAGTGATGGTGAGAAAGATCAAGCCGGAGCAGGAGAGAAAAAGAATGATGATAAGAAAGGCGATGAAGCACGAGAAGAAGCAAAGGTGAAGAACAAAGAAGCTCTAGCTCCGGCTCCGGCGACGGCAGCTAGTGGTTACGGTGGTGCTATGGCGGAGGTAATAAATAAGATGGAAAATTATCCGGCATATGTTCCACAACATCCGCAACACGGTTATGGATATAACCCGATAAATCAAGGTTACCAAATTCCGGTGTACAATTATAGATACATACAACAAGGGTATGGGCAATATGGGTATTATATTGAACCACCGTCCAACCATCCACCAGTGAATCCAGCAGAAATGTTCAGTGACGATAATCCCCATGCTTGTTCCATCATGTAA